The following are from one region of the Paenibacillus sabinae T27 genome:
- a CDS encoding MarR family winged helix-turn-helix transcriptional regulator, with product MENRDWDVLEEADWLFRKMVRRFVKERDRINVEGIALPGMMILHKIIREGDQRLSDLAEQLDLTSGAITALCDKLDTAGYTIRRRKSGDRRTVLLGITDKGREMFERNRSVGTRCISLLFEGFEREELAAQNQAFKKVIGNLEGFSEAILDLAKQNAGTPAQGSPERKPARVTTQTRYLTY from the coding sequence ATGGAGAACAGGGATTGGGATGTGCTGGAGGAGGCCGACTGGCTGTTCCGCAAGATGGTCAGACGGTTTGTGAAGGAGCGAGACCGCATCAATGTGGAGGGCATCGCGCTGCCGGGAATGATGATTCTGCATAAAATCATCCGCGAGGGCGACCAGCGGCTCAGCGATTTGGCGGAGCAGCTGGATCTTACTTCGGGCGCGATCACCGCGCTGTGCGACAAGCTGGACACGGCAGGCTATACCATCCGGCGGCGCAAGAGCGGCGACCGCCGGACGGTGCTTCTTGGCATCACGGATAAGGGGCGGGAGATGTTCGAGCGCAACCGCAGCGTCGGAACAAGGTGTATCTCGCTTCTGTTCGAAGGATTCGAACGGGAAGAGCTGGCCGCTCAGAATCAGGCGTTCAAGAAAGTCATCGGCAATCTTGAGGGGTTCTCGGAAGCCATTCTGGATCTTGCCAAGCAGAATGCCGGGACTCCCGCGCAGGGCAGCCCGGAACGGAAGCCGGCCAGAGTAACGACGCAAACCCGTTATTTGACCTATTAA